In Lathamus discolor isolate bLatDis1 chromosome 1, bLatDis1.hap1, whole genome shotgun sequence, the following are encoded in one genomic region:
- the TES gene encoding testin isoform X2 has translation MDLESKVKKMGLGHEQGFGAPCLKCKDKCEGFELHFWRKICRNCKCGQEEHDVLTSNEEDRKVGKLFEDTKYTTLIAKLKSDGIPMYKRNVMILTNPVPAKKNISINTVTYEWAPPVQNQTLARQYMQMLPKEKQPVAGSEGAQYRKKQLAKQLPAHDQDPSKCHELSPNEVKQMEQFVKKYKNEALGVGDVKLPGEVETRAADKSNLNNGDRGTSAAVGAMEEKSPDQKTSQYSCYRCKLIMKEGDPAVYAERAGYDKLWHPACFVCCTCSELLVDMIYFWKNGNLYCGRHYCDSEKPRCAGCDELIFSNEYTQAEGQNWHLKHFCCFDCDCVLAGEIYVMVNDKPVCKPCYVKNHAAICQGCHNAIDPEVQRVTYNNFNWHATQECFLCSCCSKCLIGQKFMPVEGMVFCSVECKKKMMS, from the exons ATGGGCTTGGGCCATGAGCAAGGATTTGGTGCCCCCTGCTTAAAATGCAAGGATAAGTGTGAAGGATTTGAGCTTCATTTCTGGAG gaaaatatgCCGCAACTGCAAATGCGGCCAGGAAGAGCATGATGTCCTCACAAGCAATGAGGAAGATCGGAAAGTGGGGAAACTCTTTGAAGATACAAAGTACACAACCCTTATTGCAAAGCTGAAGAGTGATGGCATTCCCATGTACAAACGCAATGTAATGATACTGACCAACCCAGTGCCAGCCAAGAAGAACATATCCATCAATACTGTGACTTATGAGTGGGCTCCTCCTGTTCAGAATCAGACACTT GCTAGACAGTATATGCAGATGCTACCAAAGGAGAAGCAGCCTGTTGCTGGCTCAGAAGGCGCACAGTACAGGAAGAAGCAGTTGGCTAAGCAGCTGCCTGCTCACGATCAGGATCCTTCAAAATGCCACGAGCTCTCCCCCAATGAAGTTAAACAGATGGAACAATTtgtgaagaaatacaaaaatgagGCACTCGGTGTAGGAGACGTCAAGCTCCCTGGTGAGGTGGAAACGAGAGCTGCTGACAAAAGCAATTTGAACAATGGTGACAGAGGTACCTCAGCTGCTGTAGGAGCAATGGAGGAGAAGTCCCCAGATCAGAAGACATCTCAGTAT TCCTGCTATCGCTGCAAACTGATCATGAAAGAAGGTGACCCAGCTGTCTATGCCGAACGTGCTGGATATGACAAATTGTGGCACCCAGCTTGTTTTGTCTGTTGTACCTGCAGTGAACTTCTAGTAGACATGATTTATTTCTGGAAGAATGGTAATCTGTACTGTGGGAGACATTATTGTGACAGTGAAAAACCTCGCTGTGCTGGATGTGATGAG CTAATATTCAGCAATGAATATACTCAAGCAGAAGGTCAGAACTGGCATCTGaaacacttctgctgttttgattGTGACTGTGTTTTGGCTGGGGAAATCTACGTAATGGTGAATGACAAGCCAGTCTGCAAGCCCTGCTATGTGAAGAACCATGCTGCG ATCTGCCAAGGCTGTCACAATGCTATAGATCCAGAAGTTCAGCGTGTGACATACAACAACTTCAACTGGCATGCTACGCAAGAATGCTTCTTGTGTTCCTGTTGCAGCAAGTGCCTAATTGGCCAGAAGTTCATGCCAGTGGAGGGGATGGTCTTTTGCTCTGTGGAATGTAAGAAAAAGATGATGTCTTAA
- the TES gene encoding testin isoform X1, with protein MGLGHEQGFGAPCLKCKDKCEGFELHFWRKICRNCKCGQEEHDVLTSNEEDRKVGKLFEDTKYTTLIAKLKSDGIPMYKRNVMILTNPVPAKKNISINTVTYEWAPPVQNQTLARQYMQMLPKEKQPVAGSEGAQYRKKQLAKQLPAHDQDPSKCHELSPNEVKQMEQFVKKYKNEALGVGDVKLPGEVETRAADKSNLNNGDRGTSAAVGAMEEKSPDQKTSQYSCYRCKLIMKEGDPAVYAERAGYDKLWHPACFVCCTCSELLVDMIYFWKNGNLYCGRHYCDSEKPRCAGCDELIFSNEYTQAEGQNWHLKHFCCFDCDCVLAGEIYVMVNDKPVCKPCYVKNHAAICQGCHNAIDPEVQRVTYNNFNWHATQECFLCSCCSKCLIGQKFMPVEGMVFCSVECKKKMMS; from the exons ATGGGCTTGGGCCATGAGCAAGGATTTGGTGCCCCCTGCTTAAAATGCAAGGATAAGTGTGAAGGATTTGAGCTTCATTTCTGGAG gaaaatatgCCGCAACTGCAAATGCGGCCAGGAAGAGCATGATGTCCTCACAAGCAATGAGGAAGATCGGAAAGTGGGGAAACTCTTTGAAGATACAAAGTACACAACCCTTATTGCAAAGCTGAAGAGTGATGGCATTCCCATGTACAAACGCAATGTAATGATACTGACCAACCCAGTGCCAGCCAAGAAGAACATATCCATCAATACTGTGACTTATGAGTGGGCTCCTCCTGTTCAGAATCAGACACTT GCTAGACAGTATATGCAGATGCTACCAAAGGAGAAGCAGCCTGTTGCTGGCTCAGAAGGCGCACAGTACAGGAAGAAGCAGTTGGCTAAGCAGCTGCCTGCTCACGATCAGGATCCTTCAAAATGCCACGAGCTCTCCCCCAATGAAGTTAAACAGATGGAACAATTtgtgaagaaatacaaaaatgagGCACTCGGTGTAGGAGACGTCAAGCTCCCTGGTGAGGTGGAAACGAGAGCTGCTGACAAAAGCAATTTGAACAATGGTGACAGAGGTACCTCAGCTGCTGTAGGAGCAATGGAGGAGAAGTCCCCAGATCAGAAGACATCTCAGTAT TCCTGCTATCGCTGCAAACTGATCATGAAAGAAGGTGACCCAGCTGTCTATGCCGAACGTGCTGGATATGACAAATTGTGGCACCCAGCTTGTTTTGTCTGTTGTACCTGCAGTGAACTTCTAGTAGACATGATTTATTTCTGGAAGAATGGTAATCTGTACTGTGGGAGACATTATTGTGACAGTGAAAAACCTCGCTGTGCTGGATGTGATGAG CTAATATTCAGCAATGAATATACTCAAGCAGAAGGTCAGAACTGGCATCTGaaacacttctgctgttttgattGTGACTGTGTTTTGGCTGGGGAAATCTACGTAATGGTGAATGACAAGCCAGTCTGCAAGCCCTGCTATGTGAAGAACCATGCTGCG ATCTGCCAAGGCTGTCACAATGCTATAGATCCAGAAGTTCAGCGTGTGACATACAACAACTTCAACTGGCATGCTACGCAAGAATGCTTCTTGTGTTCCTGTTGCAGCAAGTGCCTAATTGGCCAGAAGTTCATGCCAGTGGAGGGGATGGTCTTTTGCTCTGTGGAATGTAAGAAAAAGATGATGTCTTAA